A stretch of DNA from Streptomyces rubradiris:
TCCAGCACCTCGGCCGGCACGTCGTCCAGGTCGGGCTCGTTGCGCTTGGGGATGATCACGGTGGTCACCCCGGCGCGGTGGGCGGCGAGCAGCTTCTGCTTCACGCCGCCGATGGGCAGGACCCGGCCGGTCAGCGAGACCTCGCCGGTCATCGCCACATCCGTGCGGACCAGCCGGCCCGACAGCAGCGAGGCGAGGGCCGTGGTCATCGTGATGCCCGCGCTGGGGCCGTCCTTGGGCACCGCGCCCGCCGGGAAGTGGATGTGCACGCCCCGGTCCTTCAGGTCGGCCACCGGCAGTTCCAGTTCGGCGCCGTGGCTGCGCAGGAAGCTCAGCGCGATCTGCGCCGACTCCTTCATCACGTCACCCAGCTGGCCGGTCAGGGTCAGGCCCGCCGCGCCCGTCTCCGGGTCGGCCAGGGACGCCTCCACGTAGAGCACGTCGCCGCCGGCGCCGGTGACCGCGAGACCGGTCGCCACGCCGGGCACCGCCGTACGGCGCTCGGCCGGGTCCTGCGCGGACTCGGGCACGTGGTGCGGCCGGCCGATCAGGTCGCGCAGATCGCCGTCGGTGACGGTGAACGGCAGCTCCCGCTCGCCCAGTTCGTGCTGAGCGGCGATCTTGCGCAGCAGGCGCGCGATCGAGCGCTCCAGGGTGCGCACGCCCGCCTCGCGCGTGTACTCGCCGGCCAGCTTGCGCAGGGCGCTCTCCTCCAGGGTGACCTCGTCCCGGTCCAGGCCGGCCCGCTCCAGCTGGCGCGGGAGCAGGTGGTCGCGGGCGATGACGACCTTCTCGTCCTCGGTGTAGCCGTCCAGGCGGACGATCTCCATGCGGTCGGCGAGGGCCTCCGGGATGGCCTCCAGGACGTTGGCGGTGGCGAGGAAGACCACGTCGGAGAGGTCCAGCTCGACCTCCAGGTAGTGGTCGCGGAAGGTGTGGTTCTGCGCCGGGTCGAGGACTTCGAGCAGGGCGGCGGCCGGGTCGCCCCGGAAGTCGGAGCCCACCTTGTCGATCTCGTCCAGCAGGATCACCGGGTTCATCGACCCGGCCTCCTTGACGGCGCGCACGATCCGGCCGGGCAGCGCACCCACGTACGTACGGCGGTGGCCGCGGATCTCGGCCTCGTCCCGGACGCCGCCGAGGGCGACCCGGACGAACTTGCGGCCCATGGCGTGCGCGACGGACTCGCCGAGGCTGGTCTTGCCGACGCCGGGCGGGCCGACGAGGGCCAGCACCGCGCCGCCGCGCCGCCCGCCGACGACGCCCAGGCCCCGGTCGGCGCGCCGCTTGCGCACGGCCAGGTACTCGGTGATGCGTTCCTTGACGTCCTCCAGGCCCGCGTGCTCGGCGTCGAGCACGGCCTTGGCACCCCGGATGTCGTACGCGGAAGCGCTGTCATCGGTTCGCTCGTTCCACGGCATCTCCAGGACGGTGTCCAGCCAGGTGCGGATCCAGGAGCCCTCGGGCGACTGGTCGGAGGCGCGCTCCAGCTTGTCGACCTCCTTCAGGGCGGCCTCGCGGACCTTCTCCGGCAGGTCGGCGGCCTCCACACGGGCGCGGTAGTCGTCGGACTCCTCGGCCGCGTCCTTGGAGTTCTCCCCGTTCAGCTCGCGCAGTTCCTTGCGCACGGCCTCCAGCTGACGGCGCAGCAGGAACTCGCGCTGCTGCTTGTCGACGCCTTCCTGGACGTCCTTGGCGATGGTCTCGGCCACCTCCTGCTCGGCGAGGTGGTCGCGCAGCTGCTGGGTGGCGAGGCGGAGGCGGGCCACCGGGTCGGCGGTCTCCAGCAGTTCGACCTTCTGCTCGGTGGACAGGAAGGGCGAGTAGCCGGAGTTGTCGGCCAGCGCGGAGACGTCGTCGATGGCCTGGACGCGGTCCACGACCTGCCAGGCGCCGCGCTTGCGCAGCCAGCTGGTGGCGAGCGCCTTGTACTCCTTGACGAGTTCGGCGACCTGACCCGGCAGCGGGTCCGGCACGCTCTCCTCGACGCCGGCGCCCTCGACCCAGAGCGCGGCGCCCGGTCCGG
This window harbors:
- the lon gene encoding endopeptidase La — encoded protein: MAAESPAFTLTLPVLPLDDEVVLPGMVVPLDLSDAEVRAAVEAAQAAARSEPGKPKVLLVPRVDGTYAKTGVLGTVEQVGRLADGDPGALIRGRSRVRIGAGTTGPGAALWVEGAGVEESVPDPLPGQVAELVKEYKALATSWLRKRGAWQVVDRVQAIDDVSALADNSGYSPFLSTEQKVELLETADPVARLRLATQQLRDHLAEQEVAETIAKDVQEGVDKQQREFLLRRQLEAVRKELRELNGENSKDAAEESDDYRARVEAADLPEKVREAALKEVDKLERASDQSPEGSWIRTWLDTVLEMPWNERTDDSASAYDIRGAKAVLDAEHAGLEDVKERITEYLAVRKRRADRGLGVVGGRRGGAVLALVGPPGVGKTSLGESVAHAMGRKFVRVALGGVRDEAEIRGHRRTYVGALPGRIVRAVKEAGSMNPVILLDEIDKVGSDFRGDPAAALLEVLDPAQNHTFRDHYLEVELDLSDVVFLATANVLEAIPEALADRMEIVRLDGYTEDEKVVIARDHLLPRQLERAGLDRDEVTLEESALRKLAGEYTREAGVRTLERSIARLLRKIAAQHELGERELPFTVTDGDLRDLIGRPHHVPESAQDPAERRTAVPGVATGLAVTGAGGDVLYVEASLADPETGAAGLTLTGQLGDVMKESAQIALSFLRSHGAELELPVADLKDRGVHIHFPAGAVPKDGPSAGITMTTALASLLSGRLVRTDVAMTGEVSLTGRVLPIGGVKQKLLAAHRAGVTTVIIPKRNEPDLDDVPAEVLDKLDVHAVTDVRQVLELALAPAADGVEPAVPAAA